The window CCCGATATGATCTATCATTATTTCGATGAGGATATAGAACTTATCCATGAAATCATAGAGTTGGTTCTGGAATTGAATGTACAAGATTTAAAAACCTTATTACCTCTTTACGAGACGGGACAGCTAAGTGCCATCAAAAAGAAATTTCATAGGTCTAAACCTATATTCAGTCTCTTAGGAGCCAACTTGGTAAATAAAAAAATTAATGCGCTTGAAAAAGAAATAACGAATAATTTCTCGGATATTTATCCAGATTTTTTAAAGACGCTAGATGAATTAGAACAAGATTTGCATTTTTTCCTAAAAAGTACTCCTCATTAATTTTTATAATTATTCTTAACTAGTATATTTTAAGAAACGATTTAACTCAACAGGTTTACAGGGATTTATGGCAAAATATTCTTTTTCTTCAGGCTATCGACCTTTTATATTAATTTTATTATTGGCAATCGGATTTTCCTGTAAGCCACAAAAACACCAAACCGGATTAATAGGAAATAAGGCCATGGTGGTCAGTGCACACCCCTTGGCATCCGAAGTAGGGAAAACCATTTTATTGAAGGGGGGAAATGCAGTAGATGCCGCCATTGCTGTCCATATGGCCCTTGCTGTAGTGTACCCACAAGCCGGGAATATCGGCGGAGGTGGATTTATGGTCATAAGAGAAAATGATGGGACCGTCCATTCTTTAGATTATCGGGAAAAAGCCCCCATACATGCGAGCAGAGACATGTATCTTGACGCCCAAGGAAATGCCCTGCCTGAAAAAAGTCAAAATGGCCATTTGGCTTCCGGAGTTCCGGGATCGGTAGATGGTATGGTCAGGGCTTATGAAAAATTTGGTTCACTTCCTTGGACTCAATTGATTAATCCTGCTATTCAACTTGCAGAGAAAGGTTTTGAATTAACTGCAAAAGAGGCCGATTTTTTCTCAGATTTCGCTATCAAACTTAAAAATTATTCCTCAGTAGAACCTACGCATTTTACCGGTAAAACCTTTAAAAAAGGAGACCTCTTAATTCAGAAAAACCTTGCCCAGACCCTTACTTTGATTCGAGACAAAGGCAGAGATGGTTTTTATGCAGGGGAAGTAGCCGATCTGATAGTAGAAGAGATGAAAAGAGGTGAAGGAATTATCACTCACCAAGATTTAAAACAATACAAAAGCAAATGGAGAGCGCCCTTAAGAGGGACTTATAAAGACTTTGGAATTATAACGATGGGTCCCCCTAGTGGCGGAGGCATTATTTTGCTCCAGATGTTAGGCACTATAGAAGATTACAAGGTGTCCAATACCAAAAGTAAATACGGTGAATACCTCCACTTAAAAACGGAAACAGAGAGGCGAATATTTGCAGATCGAGCCGCTTATATGGCAGATTCAGATTTTTACCCTGTGCCCATGAATCAATTAATTTCCAAGGAATACTTATTGGAAAGATTTGATAAT of the Cyclobacterium marinum DSM 745 genome contains:
- the ggt gene encoding gamma-glutamyltransferase — encoded protein: MAKYSFSSGYRPFILILLLAIGFSCKPQKHQTGLIGNKAMVVSAHPLASEVGKTILLKGGNAVDAAIAVHMALAVVYPQAGNIGGGGFMVIRENDGTVHSLDYREKAPIHASRDMYLDAQGNALPEKSQNGHLASGVPGSVDGMVRAYEKFGSLPWTQLINPAIQLAEKGFELTAKEADFFSDFAIKLKNYSSVEPTHFTGKTFKKGDLLIQKNLAQTLTLIRDKGRDGFYAGEVADLIVEEMKRGEGIITHQDLKQYKSKWRAPLRGTYKDFGIITMGPPSGGGIILLQMLGTIEDYKVSNTKSKYGEYLHLKTETERRIFADRAAYMADSDFYPVPMNQLISKEYLLERFDNFDPEKATPSSEIKEGNIINESEETTHFSIIDPAGNAVSSTTTLNGNMGSKVLVAGAGFILNNEMDDFSIKPGFPNMFGVLGGEANKIEPEKRMLSSMSPTILEKNGRLFMVVGTPGGSTIPTSVFQTIINVVEFGMGMQQAVDQPRFHSQWKPDLISFEKSFTDRQLFENLRKKGHKLSERNSIGRVDAILVRQDGTLEAGADKRGMDTASGF